A single region of the Salipaludibacillus sp. LMS25 genome encodes:
- the yutH gene encoding spore coat putative kinase YutH, whose product MLERQLYDYYRLDSDGIMYINDDIVVSAKGKLYLIRPSHFTINKKKFAEQLRMLEHLTIRGEPHLLVPVKAEGGSYVSLIDGQESVLFQIANDIAVTPPADSSIGRKLAHFHLRGEDYEPAFSPWQGAAWFAWQNRWIKRLEQLENWFVKKQGDHNKMPADEFFLLSFPYFLGMSENAIQMLTDIQLSYPFIIREGKGHTICHQRFEESTWLTTDSHHISLYKVPTDFIYDHMTRDIAEYIRYVAMTSSHLSEKKELIHLFLTHYNQVRLLDRVDKTLLLARLCFPIHYFDVIEAFYQTIDSRKLSHLEEDMYRVINGSDEYETILNIVAAHCFPNGSNKEVMPKWLLKKSSFTHEHV is encoded by the coding sequence TTGCTTGAGAGACAACTGTATGATTATTACCGATTAGATAGTGATGGTATCATGTATATTAATGACGATATAGTTGTATCAGCAAAAGGAAAATTATATTTAATTCGACCTAGCCATTTTACGATAAATAAGAAAAAATTCGCGGAACAATTGAGAATGCTTGAACACCTAACAATTAGAGGAGAACCTCATCTATTAGTTCCTGTGAAAGCAGAGGGAGGGAGCTATGTATCACTAATTGACGGTCAAGAATCCGTTTTATTTCAAATAGCAAATGATATTGCTGTCACACCTCCAGCCGACTCTTCAATTGGAAGGAAACTGGCCCATTTTCACTTAAGAGGGGAAGACTATGAGCCAGCATTTTCCCCGTGGCAAGGGGCTGCCTGGTTTGCTTGGCAAAATCGTTGGATAAAGCGGTTAGAGCAACTGGAAAATTGGTTTGTAAAAAAGCAGGGGGATCACAATAAAATGCCTGCTGATGAGTTTTTTCTTCTCAGTTTTCCGTATTTTTTAGGCATGAGTGAAAATGCCATACAAATGCTCACAGACATCCAATTAAGTTATCCATTTATTATTCGAGAAGGAAAAGGACACACCATTTGTCATCAACGTTTTGAAGAGAGTACGTGGCTAACAACGGATAGCCACCACATTTCATTATATAAGGTGCCAACAGATTTCATCTATGACCATATGACACGTGATATAGCAGAATATATTAGATATGTTGCTATGACATCTAGTCACTTGTCAGAAAAAAAAGAACTCATTCACTTATTTTTAACGCATTATAATCAGGTGCGGTTACTAGACCGAGTGGATAAAACATTACTGTTAGCTCGTCTTTGCTTTCCCATTCATTATTTTGATGTGATTGAAGCCTTCTATCAAACAATTGATAGCAGAAAATTAAGTCATTTAGAAGAGGATATGTACCGTGTAATCAATGGATCAGATGAATATGAAACGATTTTAAATATCGTTGCTGCTCATTGCTTCCCAAATGGAAGTAACAAAGAGGTGATGCCTAAATGGCTTTTAAAAAAATCATCTTTTACTCATGAACATGTTTAA
- a CDS encoding phosphatidylglycerophosphatase A, with translation MMKRQKGMIEETARNWLVDRGVTLNDITELVYTLQSGYYPSLTREECLENVDSVLTKREIHNAILTGIQLDKLAEEKKLASPLQEIIDRDEGLYGIDEIIALSIVNVYGSIGFTNYGYIDKVKPGILEKLNDKSFGCHTFLDDIVGAIAAAASSRLAHRQAGEN, from the coding sequence ATGATGAAAAGGCAGAAGGGCATGATAGAAGAAACGGCTAGAAATTGGCTGGTTGATCGCGGTGTGACACTAAATGATATTACAGAGCTTGTGTACACGTTGCAATCTGGATATTATCCTTCATTAACACGGGAAGAGTGTTTAGAAAATGTGGATAGCGTATTAACCAAAAGGGAAATTCATAACGCCATATTAACGGGGATTCAATTAGATAAGTTAGCAGAGGAGAAAAAATTGGCATCACCTTTACAGGAAATTATTGACCGAGATGAAGGCCTCTATGGGATTGATGAAATTATTGCCTTATCTATTGTCAATGTCTATGGTTCAATTGGTTTCACGAATTATGGCTATATTGATAAAGTGAAACCAGGAATACTTGAAAAATTAAATGACAAATCTTTTGGCTGTCATACTTTTTTAGATGATATTGTGGGAGCTATTGCAGCTGCTGCTTCAAGCCGTCTTGCACATAGGCAAGCTGGAGAAAATTAA
- a CDS encoding TIGR01457 family HAD-type hydrolase: MHYKGYLIDLDGTMYRGEEKIDAASRFVKQLEERKLPYLFVTNNSSRPPEDVAAKLNSMDIPAKPEHVFTTSMATAHYIEENYGKADVYMIGEEGLEQALESQGHKITDVQPEVVVMGIDRDLSYEKLTKACLAVRNGAAFLSTNGDIAIPTERGLLPGNGSLTSVVHVSTGIAPLFIGKPESIIIKQALEVLGTQLEDTLMVGDNYQTDIMAGINAGMDTLIVHTGVTTSDQLKMEKVKPTYAINTLDDWTFKTVKK, translated from the coding sequence ATGCATTATAAAGGTTATTTGATTGATTTAGATGGCACGATGTATCGAGGAGAAGAAAAGATTGACGCAGCTTCTCGGTTTGTGAAACAGCTAGAAGAAAGGAAACTTCCTTATCTTTTTGTTACTAACAATTCTTCGCGCCCACCAGAAGATGTGGCAGCAAAGCTTAATTCAATGGATATTCCCGCTAAACCAGAGCATGTTTTTACGACGAGTATGGCTACTGCTCATTACATAGAAGAGAACTATGGAAAAGCTGACGTTTATATGATCGGTGAGGAAGGTCTAGAGCAAGCTTTAGAATCTCAAGGCCACAAGATAACAGATGTACAGCCAGAAGTGGTCGTTATGGGAATAGACCGAGATCTATCTTATGAAAAATTAACTAAAGCATGTCTTGCGGTGAGAAACGGAGCGGCTTTTCTTTCTACAAATGGAGATATAGCTATACCTACTGAGCGTGGGCTCTTACCAGGAAATGGCTCGTTAACTTCTGTGGTTCACGTCTCTACAGGGATAGCCCCTCTTTTTATTGGCAAGCCAGAATCCATCATTATCAAACAAGCGTTAGAAGTTTTAGGAACTCAACTTGAAGATACGTTAATGGTAGGAGACAATTATCAAACAGATATTATGGCAGGAATTAATGCCGGCATGGATACGTTAATTGTTCATACAGGTGTCACGACGTCTGACCAATTAAAAATGGAAAAAGTTAAACCGACATACGCCATAAACACATTGGATGATTGGACTTTTAAGACTGTCAAAAAGTAA